One Brassica napus cultivar Da-Ae chromosome C4, Da-Ae, whole genome shotgun sequence genomic region harbors:
- the LOC106393221 gene encoding uncharacterized protein LOC106393221 — MDQGTKPGYEPDRIPPSVFATTMTSKQEWSTQSNDLFSIHMGDQSFTKMYKSGELSNFDYTATYINDNNNIDNKTNLTDAGTKEVNILEAETGPEAANRDGRTNVSKPDQPRQRQLSPTKSYRSDTSNNSAASFAFPM, encoded by the coding sequence ATGGATCAGGGAACGAAACCAGGCTATGAACCAGATCGGATTCCACCATCTGTTTTCGCAACCACAATGACTTCTAAACAAGAATGGAGTACTCAATCTAACGATTTGTTTAGTATTCACATGGGAGATCAAAGTTTCACCAAAATGTATAAATCTGGAGAACTCTCCAATTTCGACTATACTGCTACGTATATTAACGACAACAACAACATTGATAACAAGACTAATTTGACGGatgctggaacaaaagaggtcAACATCCTGGAAGCGGAAACCGGACCAGAAGCCGCTAATCGAGATGGCCGAACCAATGTATCTAAACCGGATCAACCTCGGCAACGTCAGTTAAGTCCGACCAAGTCTTATCGCTCCGACACCAGCAATAACAGCGCAGCTTCTTTTGCATTTCCCATGTAA